The Accipiter gentilis chromosome Z, bAccGen1.1, whole genome shotgun sequence DNA window CAATGCAGAAACCTGGGTGAGATTTTCTTCAGAACCAAAGTCATGTTATCTAACTGTTCATGAAAACTTTCAGCTAAAATATGCCTGTTGCTGAAAGAGATTTAGAGGCATGAGTTGGTATGAGGTTGTGTTAGATACCAAGAAATTGGCTCGCCTTTTGTGCCAGGGAGACCCACAGAGCCCACCCACCAAGGGCCAGGCTGTTTGGTGGGACAGATGTGTTGACCAAACAGGACCATGCAGGAAAGGGTGAACTAACGACTTTCTTTGACTTTCCAGGCGACAGCAGAGACTTCCTGGTGGGAACAAGTCTCAGCAGCACACAGACCATCAGCAAGGTGGCACCAAACACAACAGGGACCACCAGAAACTCTACCAAGGAGGCCAGGCCCCTCATTCCTCAGGCAGGACGGGCCACCACGGCTACAGCCAGAACCGGAGATGGCACCACAACCAGAAGCACTCGCCCAACGACAAAGAAACGCACAGAAACGCCAAAGAGACTGAGAATTTGAAAATCGAGGACACCTCCGTCTGCACGGTGCATATTCCCGTGGAGACGCACCGGGGCCCGGAGGCTGTGGAGAAGCAGTCTCAGCAGTACATCCAGGAGTCGGAGACCAAGCGGAAAGATAGTATTCACGAGCGCATTGGGGAAAGACCCAAGATCAATTTGCTTCAGTCTTCCAAAGACAGGCTGCGGAGGAGACTAAAAGAAAAGGTACTATTTCTTATTATTCACTTTTTCCAAGAGTCTGGCTGTTGGCCATTCTCCATACAAAGGGTGGGTTGGGCTTAAGGGACCTTTCCATGAATGCACCCAACTTATCTTAATCTCCCAGTGTCAACACTTCTCTTGAAGTGTCTTCACACTTCTTCAGGAGGCCTTTTATTGACACAAAGCTAAGACTCTTAGCTTGACTTCTTGGTTGAGGTTGCTACCAGCTTGACTTCTCCAAGACAGACTGGCAACTCTCCCCTTACACACACAAAGACCCTTGGGGAAGGCTGGTGCACACGTGAGCTGTTCCTTCCTTCGGTGCTCCTTCCCAGGCGGCTGATCCCAACTGAATGCCTCCTGGTCTGCAGAGCTCATCCGCTTTACAAAGAGGTCTAAAAAAGGCAATTTGTCTCCACAACTACAGAGCTTTGACGTTGCAGTCAGCTACTTAAAAGTTGATATCCATTTATCTCGGCAATGAATTGAAATGCCCTtatctttcccccttccttctaaTAACCGAACAATAACAAAACTATTGCATGCAAGTGATGGAGGAGAGATcctttttggaaataatattCAGCCTCAGATTTCTGAGGAATTTGGAGATGATATCTCCATTTGCCCTTGTGAAACTCTTATTCTTTCTCTCGAGATTCTTTTGTCAGACTGGAAAATGCATCCGTGGGGATATCTCCAATGAGATTTCCAAAATGCATAGCAAAAATAACCTGAACATATACAGTTCCATGGGAGTGCATGTTGAAAATGTATACCTTTGAATGCATGTGCATTTACTATTTATGTATGTGGCATGAGGCGGAGGAAGAGATTTTGttagttatttttatgttctttaaagCAATAGGAGTATAGCAGAGACTTTCAGAGTATTCATTTTAATGCTCTCCCTGCTAATTTATAGTCTAATAAGAAACACATCACGTAAGCACCCACTCTTGGTTGGGTGCTGTCAACACAACTGGCCTCCTGATGGGAGTTTTGGACAACTCCAACTGCTGGTTGGCATTGGGGTTGCCTGAAAAATTGCTACAGGTTTGTATTGTATAGCACATTTTAAGATTGAACTAGAGGAGGAGAATGGAGTAGACTAGAGCAAGCAGGATGCATACCTTACACTGGGAGAGAGGGGCAAATGCATAATTAAATGTCGAAAAGAAGCAATAAATTCTATGGTAATGACATGAAGCGAAAAGTGTAACAGCCAAGAGATGGAAAAGTTAACAGTTTTTCTAATGCTGGGATCATGTGACATCTTTGATCTCAATTTAGAttgttaaatatatattaaaaagtagATATTTTTGTAGGATTGTTATCTGAGCATTTTGCAAATATCAGTGCACTTTCAAAATAGAGGCAAAAAAATGTCCATTATCACCGTTTTGCAGACACCCTCAGAAACCTGCCCAAGATGCTGAAGGTAGTTAGGGCTGGTCAGACCTTGGCATCCTGGCTCAGGACCCTCAAGCACACCTTCTCCCTGAGCCGAGGGGGAGGACACTGGGACTGAGTGCTGTGGGAAGTGGGGAAAGAGAACATTTCTGGGATGGGACTCATTCACTTGTGGTTTTCAATGCTGAGATGAAATCATTGTGCCTCTAAAAGATGCTTTGATTTTTCTATGTCTGTTTATATGTCTCCCCAATCCCCTTCCCCCTTTGCTGTTTGTGGAAGGACAAGGGCTGATATATCTGTTTTTTCCTTGTGTAACAGACgccttgtctttcccttttcacgGACCAGGACGAAGTCACGGTGGAAACCACCAATCctgaaaagaacaaaatggaCAAATTAATTGAAATCCTCAACAGCATGAGGAACAACAGCAGCGACGTTGACTCCAAGCTCACCACCTTCATGGAGGAAGCCCAGAACTCTACCAACTCTGAGGAGATGCTGGGGGAAATAGTCAAAACCATCTACCAGAAAGCAGTGACAGACCGCAGCTTTGCTTCCACAGCAGCCAAGCTCTGTGACAAAATGGCCCTCTTCATGGTGGAAGGAACCAAATTCCGGAGTCTGCTCCTCAACATGTTGCAGGTAATGAGATAAAATTATGAGCTGTATGTGGAAATATGGTATCTGAGGCCAGGGCCCATCTGTGAAATGAGTGGGTTGCTTGTGGTAGCATCCCCATGGCTTGAAGAGAAGTGAACTCGGAGGTTCTTACAGTGGAGGGTCTTTGCCGCTCTTTTTGGCTGAAGTCCAGAGATATCAAGATAACTCATGGTCCCTGAGTAGGCTGTTGGTTGCATCACCTGGCTGAAGGGCTCGCTTCTGGTTTCTGATTG harbors:
- the CTIF gene encoding CBP80/20-dependent translation initiation factor isoform X4; translation: MENSSVASASSEAGSSRSQEIEELERFIDSYVLEYQVQGLLTDKTEVDGESEKTQSHVSQWTADCSEQLDGSCSPSRGKGSSSHEHNQGYHPLPHEAEIAHTKKLFRRRRNDRRRQQRLPGGNKSQQHTDHQQGGTKHNRDHQKLYQGGQAPHSSGRTGHHGYSQNRRWHHNQKHSPNDKETHRNAKETENLKIEDTSVCTVHIPVETHRGPEAVEKQSQQYIQESETKRKDSIHERIGERPKINLLQSSKDRLRRRLKEKTPCLSLFTDQDEVTVETTNPEKNKMDKLIEILNSMRNNSSDVDSKLTTFMEEAQNSTNSEEMLGEIVKTIYQKAVTDRSFASTAAKLCDKMALFMVEGTKFRSLLLNMLQKDFTMREELQQRDVERWLGFITFLCEVFGTMRSSTGEPFRVLVCPIYTCLRELLQSQDVKEDAVLCCSMELQSTGRLLEEQLPEMMTELLAIARDKMLCPSESMLTRSLLLEVIELHANNWNPLTPTITQYYNKTIQKLTA